In a single window of the Eshraghiella crossota genome:
- a CDS encoding YbbR-like domain-containing protein, with product MKSVKEFKFKDLILHNFALKILAVVLAVIIWVAIVNIDNPSRTTMISGIQVVFLNEDTLGQKGYTYSVQSGSVISISVKAPQSIAESLEASDFYAYADFSELSPESDKAKIYVRCEKSEVVNQIDIVSIRNEYVSLSIDNKLSKDITIESSYTGEPADGYVVGECYVAPDTVTVSGAESVVNRIKTARVTYDVSNLKQSISEDAKIVFYDENGMEVKSDLLTLNRTTGRINIDIIPTKWVDVNYAVNGEPADGYVVSESKGSLDKVQVAAAKDVLDGITSIDIPADVLSTEGISENTTLTVPLGVYLPSGCRIVSSESTLKVDITVLRKAEIDYLYSDISLTDTNSNYEYKIVSDSDNFKITITGDKDVVDTIRSGSLGITASMAGRKPGKYTIRLNIKKSTDYNIEGNYDITVEVTEKTEQPTTPSGNISESTHDSSNDNNN from the coding sequence ATGAAAAGCGTTAAAGAATTCAAATTCAAAGACCTGATTCTTCATAATTTTGCCCTGAAGATCCTTGCTGTTGTTCTGGCAGTAATAATATGGGTGGCTATTGTTAATATAGATAATCCCAGCAGAACCACTATGATATCGGGAATACAGGTGGTATTCCTCAATGAAGATACATTAGGACAGAAAGGATATACTTATTCGGTCCAGAGCGGCTCTGTAATCAGTATTTCGGTCAAAGCACCACAGTCAATAGCAGAGAGTCTTGAAGCATCGGATTTTTATGCTTATGCCGATTTCAGTGAGCTTTCACCCGAATCAGACAAAGCCAAGATATATGTCAGGTGTGAGAAAAGCGAAGTTGTAAACCAGATAGATATTGTTTCCATAAGAAATGAATATGTAAGCCTTTCAATAGACAATAAATTATCTAAAGATATTACCATTGAATCATCATATACCGGAGAGCCGGCAGATGGATATGTTGTGGGAGAGTGCTATGTAGCACCTGATACGGTTACTGTTTCCGGGGCAGAAAGCGTTGTTAACAGAATTAAGACTGCCAGGGTTACTTATGATGTTTCTAATCTGAAACAGAGCATTTCTGAAGATGCAAAAATAGTATTCTATGATGAGAACGGTATGGAAGTTAAGAGCGATTTACTTACTCTGAACAGAACTACAGGGCGTATCAATATAGACATAATTCCGACTAAATGGGTTGACGTTAATTATGCTGTAAACGGAGAACCGGCAGATGGATATGTGGTATCGGAAAGCAAGGGTTCATTGGATAAAGTCCAGGTTGCGGCTGCCAAAGATGTTCTTGACGGAATTACATCCATTGATATTCCGGCCGATGTACTTTCAACAGAAGGAATCAGTGAGAATACAACACTTACAGTGCCTCTTGGGGTATACCTTCCAAGCGGCTGCAGGATTGTATCTTCCGAAAGTACACTTAAGGTAGATATTACAGTTTTAAGAAAAGCAGAAATTGACTACCTTTACAGTGATATTTCTCTTACCGATACGAACAGTAATTACGAATATAAGATTGTAAGCGACAGCGATAATTTCAAAATTACCATAACAGGTGACAAAGATGTAGTCGATACGATAAGGTCAGGCAGCCTTGGCATAACAGCATCAATGGCGGGCAGGAAACCGGGTAAATACACCATAAGACTTAATATCAAAAAAAGTACCGATTACAATATCGAAGGAAATTACGATATAACCGTTGAAGTAACGGAAAAGACTGAGCAGCCTACAACACCTTCGGGTAATATATCGGAAAGCACACATGACAGCTCAAATGACAATAATAATTAA
- the acpP gene encoding acyl carrier protein: MVFDKVKEIINDTLSCGEDIITMDAVLIDDLGADSLDAVELCMTIEEAFDITIPEDKIADLKTVKDIVEFVESQI, encoded by the coding sequence ATGGTATTTGACAAAGTTAAAGAAATTATTAATGACACATTAAGCTGCGGAGAAGACATCATTACAATGGATGCTGTTCTTATAGATGATTTAGGAGCAGACTCTTTAGATGCTGTAGAATTATGTATGACAATCGAAGAGGCTTTTGATATAACAATTCCTGAAGACAAGATTGCTGACCTTAAGACAGTTAAGGATATAGTAGAATTTGTAGAAAGCCAGATTTAG
- a CDS encoding beta-ketoacyl-ACP synthase III — MVGIKVVSTGHAVPDKVVTNDDLSRVVDTNDEWIYSKTGIKERHFCENETNWELALKAADTAIERAGIDKSEIGMLIVATFTPDYATPSIACVLHEKMGLRTDIPSFDLNAACAGYVYGLKVAASLLQNSKERYALVIGSEQISTRLDMEDRNTCVLFGDGAGATVIELKEGTELYSVWGSEGLSDVLGCTGQNMGKAHIFMDGQKTFKNAVKRMGSAAAEVLEQSGYTMDDIDYVVCHQANERIIDAVVKRMDIPEEKVVKVIARYGNTSAASIPITLDDMYEQGMLEKGNRILLATFGAGFTWASMIVEI; from the coding sequence ATGGTAGGAATAAAGGTAGTTTCTACAGGACATGCGGTACCTGATAAGGTTGTTACCAATGACGATCTTAGCAGAGTTGTGGATACCAATGATGAATGGATATATTCAAAGACAGGTATCAAAGAGAGGCATTTCTGTGAAAATGAGACTAACTGGGAACTCGCACTTAAAGCGGCAGATACTGCAATAGAACGTGCAGGAATAGATAAGAGTGAAATAGGTATGCTCATAGTAGCAACATTTACTCCTGACTATGCTACACCTTCAATTGCCTGCGTATTGCATGAAAAAATGGGACTCAGAACGGATATTCCGTCTTTTGACCTTAATGCTGCGTGTGCAGGATATGTATACGGACTTAAAGTAGCAGCATCACTTCTTCAGAACAGTAAAGAGAGATATGCTCTTGTTATTGGAAGCGAACAGATTTCCACCCGTCTTGACATGGAGGACAGAAATACATGTGTGCTTTTTGGCGATGGAGCAGGAGCTACCGTTATAGAGCTTAAGGAAGGCACTGAATTATATTCTGTATGGGGTTCGGAAGGACTTAGCGATGTGCTCGGATGTACAGGACAGAATATGGGCAAGGCACATATTTTCATGGATGGACAGAAGACATTCAAAAATGCTGTAAAGCGTATGGGAAGTGCGGCAGCGGAGGTGCTTGAACAGTCAGGTTATACAATGGATGATATAGATTATGTTGTGTGCCATCAGGCTAACGAAAGAATCATAGATGCTGTAGTTAAGAGAATGGACATCCCTGAGGAAAAGGTTGTTAAGGTTATTGCCAGATATGGCAATACATCAGCAGCGTCAATTCCTATTACATTGGATGATATGTACGAGCAGGGAATGCTTGAAAAAGGAAATAGAATTCTACTGGCTACGTTTGGAGCAGGTTTTACCTGGGCAAGTATGATTGTGGAAATCTGA
- the glmM gene encoding phosphoglucosamine mutase: MARLFGTDGVRGVANKELTVELAMNLGKAGAYVLTKENSHKATILVGCDTRISGDMLANALMAGICSVGANAIYAGVIPTPAIAYLTRKYNCDAGVVVSASHNPAEYNGIKFFGGTGYKLSDQLEDEIEEYIRVNLAEFPMPLGGDVGRITYLDKAKDDYVKFATDLFDMDLSGLKIVVDTAEGASYYTAEKALRKLSADPLVIHNNPDGVNINRNCGSTHLEELKKTVIENGADIGIAFDGDADRMLAVDEKGNVVDGDQVMAICGLYMKNKGTLKKNTITATVMSNLGFFQMGERENINIEQTKVGDRYVLERMLKEGYNLGGEQSGHIIFLDENTTGDGLISALHLLEVMVNTGKKLSELASVMTVLPQALVNAKVANRKKEYYLDNKIIADAIKAFENKFSGEGRVLIRPSGTEPLIRVMIEGKDIELISKEAEKLAALIEENLGE; encoded by the coding sequence ATGGCAAGATTATTTGGAACAGACGGAGTCAGAGGCGTAGCTAACAAGGAACTTACAGTTGAACTTGCAATGAACCTTGGTAAGGCAGGAGCCTATGTCCTGACAAAAGAAAATTCGCACAAGGCGACTATACTTGTTGGGTGCGATACAAGAATATCGGGAGATATGTTAGCTAATGCCTTAATGGCAGGTATATGCTCAGTTGGAGCCAATGCTATATATGCAGGAGTTATACCTACACCGGCTATTGCATATCTTACGAGAAAATATAACTGTGATGCAGGTGTAGTTGTATCAGCTTCACATAATCCGGCTGAATATAACGGAATTAAATTCTTTGGCGGCACAGGCTATAAGTTGTCAGACCAGTTGGAAGATGAGATAGAAGAATACATAAGAGTTAACCTTGCAGAGTTTCCTATGCCTTTAGGAGGAGATGTGGGACGCATTACATACCTTGATAAAGCTAAAGACGATTATGTTAAGTTTGCCACAGATCTCTTTGATATGGATTTATCCGGTCTTAAGATAGTTGTTGACACGGCGGAGGGTGCATCTTATTATACAGCCGAAAAAGCACTCAGGAAGTTATCGGCTGACCCTTTGGTAATCCACAACAATCCGGATGGTGTGAATATTAACAGAAATTGCGGTTCCACACATCTTGAGGAACTTAAGAAAACCGTTATTGAGAATGGCGCCGATATTGGTATTGCATTTGACGGCGATGCCGACAGAATGTTAGCTGTTGATGAAAAAGGCAATGTGGTAGATGGCGATCAGGTAATGGCAATATGCGGATTATATATGAAAAATAAGGGAACACTTAAAAAGAATACAATTACGGCTACGGTTATGAGCAATCTCGGATTTTTCCAGATGGGTGAACGAGAGAATATTAACATAGAGCAGACCAAGGTGGGCGACAGATATGTTCTTGAGCGTATGCTTAAAGAAGGTTATAATCTCGGAGGAGAACAGTCGGGACATATTATTTTCCTTGATGAAAACACAACCGGGGACGGACTTATCAGTGCTTTACACCTTTTAGAAGTAATGGTTAATACCGGTAAGAAACTTTCAGAACTTGCTTCTGTAATGACCGTTCTTCCACAGGCACTTGTTAATGCAAAGGTAGCCAACAGAAAGAAAGAATATTATCTTGATAATAAAATTATTGCAGATGCCATTAAAGCATTTGAAAATAAATTTTCAGGCGAAGGCAGGGTACTTATAAGGCCTTCGGGAACAGAACCTCTTATAAGAGTTATGATTGAAGGCAAAGATATTGAACTTATCAGTAAGGAAGCAGAGAAACTTGCGGCACTTATAGAGGAAAATTTAGGAGAATAA
- a CDS encoding sce7726 family protein: protein MLYDKDIREPLFMYFEEKYGKTRVFEEKRMGNSRADILIITEKDFIGIEIKSDADTYARLSGQVKDYDRYCDYNYVVVGSTHGTHIGEHVPEYWGIITVEETEKGVDFYELRAPSKNPEGRIDNKLAILWRQEMAHIQKLNNMHEYKRESKAFVASKILEKVPHDILEKQICDELFERDYTTIAESIARYREENGLHKRRKKRISKRYIIK from the coding sequence ATGCTTTACGATAAAGACATAAGAGAGCCGTTGTTTATGTATTTTGAAGAAAAATACGGCAAGACCCGTGTGTTTGAGGAAAAACGCATGGGTAATTCAAGGGCGGACATATTAATAATTACAGAAAAAGATTTTATCGGCATCGAAATAAAAAGCGATGCCGATACTTATGCAAGACTGTCCGGGCAGGTTAAGGATTATGACCGCTATTGTGACTACAACTATGTGGTTGTAGGCAGCACCCATGGAACGCATATTGGTGAACATGTGCCTGAATACTGGGGAATTATAACCGTCGAAGAGACAGAAAAAGGTGTTGATTTCTACGAACTCAGGGCACCGTCTAAAAACCCTGAGGGGAGGATAGACAACAAACTTGCCATCTTATGGCGTCAGGAAATGGCACATATCCAGAAACTTAACAATATGCACGAATACAAGAGGGAGAGCAAGGCTTTTGTGGCTTCAAAGATACTTGAAAAAGTTCCGCATGACATACTTGAAAAACAGATATGTGATGAACTGTTTGAAAGGGATTATACAACAATAGCAGAGTCGATAGCCAGATACAGGGAAGAAAACGGACTTCATAAAAGAAGAAAAAAACGTATTTCAAAACGATATATAATTAAATAA
- a CDS encoding EAL domain-containing protein yields MNIAIQCCSLMVLIVIMYLYLSCKKVFLNSEFAFFNLLCSTVLCVFMDIISIVMMSKYDYFGRGIVNGVAKFYLITVVYVAVCCLMYIISNVYDKGDKLKISRLAVYGCFAIVCIGICAAPIEFVSDGKVVYSKGLSLYVSYVFLCIFTLHSAALLAKYSRVLNKDRVKVMSLWIILWIAVCVVQAFYKKQLIVSFAITLGMLVVYIRLENPESALDRETGLFNQNTFGPYVSQRFRNGERFSLIMVTFDDFNKAPVSGTIRCKKEIINLFKDIPNTFAFKTNENDIYILYKHSEEAEKMFELLRRRFILYGDKEFRPYISYMPYSAITDNIDDMLHMFRQANRSNEMLEHHCIIIDKAFRDRMMEVQKIEKMVNDAIENNRIEVYYQPIYSTEKHIFTSAEALVRIRDDKGKIIPPATFIEIAERNGTILKLGEIIFDNVCTFIETSDVLQYGLEYIEVNLSVVQCEHEDLAKEFIEIMRKHNISGETINLEITETATLASKKKLIANMIALRNYGVGFSLDDFGTGQSNLNYIVDMPVDIVKFDKEMTTAYFESTKAKYVMDAAMHMIHGMKLDIVSEGVETAEQLDTMEELGIQYIQGYYFSKPLSQNEYLEFIHKNNKDYYEQHNKQ; encoded by the coding sequence ATGAATATAGCAATACAGTGCTGCAGCTTGATGGTTCTTATAGTGATTATGTATTTATATCTGAGTTGTAAAAAGGTATTTCTTAATTCGGAATTCGCTTTTTTTAACTTGCTGTGTTCTACCGTTCTTTGTGTATTTATGGATATTATATCCATAGTTATGATGAGTAAGTATGATTATTTCGGAAGAGGAATCGTAAACGGAGTAGCTAAGTTTTATCTTATTACAGTGGTTTATGTTGCCGTATGTTGTCTCATGTACATTATAAGTAATGTATACGACAAGGGAGACAAGCTTAAAATTTCAAGATTAGCAGTGTATGGATGCTTTGCAATTGTATGTATAGGTATATGTGCTGCGCCTATTGAATTCGTATCAGATGGGAAGGTGGTATATTCAAAGGGCTTGAGTCTTTATGTGTCATATGTTTTCCTGTGTATATTCACTCTTCATTCGGCAGCACTGCTTGCTAAATACAGCAGGGTGCTTAATAAAGACAGAGTTAAGGTTATGAGCCTCTGGATTATATTATGGATAGCCGTATGTGTTGTACAGGCATTTTACAAAAAACAGCTTATCGTAAGCTTTGCGATTACACTGGGAATGCTTGTGGTATACATAAGACTTGAGAATCCGGAATCGGCACTTGACAGGGAAACCGGACTTTTTAACCAGAATACTTTCGGCCCGTATGTAAGCCAGCGTTTCCGTAACGGTGAACGTTTTTCACTCATAATGGTAACTTTTGATGATTTTAATAAAGCACCGGTATCCGGGACTATCAGATGTAAGAAAGAGATAATCAATCTTTTTAAGGATATACCGAATACTTTTGCCTTTAAGACGAATGAAAATGACATATATATCTTATATAAACATTCCGAAGAAGCGGAAAAGATGTTTGAGCTCCTCAGAAGAAGATTTATTCTTTATGGGGATAAAGAATTCCGGCCATACATATCTTATATGCCATATTCTGCCATAACTGATAATATTGATGATATGCTTCATATGTTCAGACAGGCGAACAGAAGTAATGAGATGTTGGAACACCACTGCATTATTATAGATAAAGCATTCAGGGACAGAATGATGGAAGTACAGAAAATCGAAAAGATGGTTAATGACGCTATTGAGAATAACAGGATAGAAGTTTATTACCAGCCAATATATTCCACCGAGAAGCATATCTTTACATCTGCGGAAGCACTTGTGAGAATAAGGGATGACAAAGGAAAAATTATCCCGCCCGCAACATTTATCGAGATTGCGGAACGTAACGGTACGATTCTTAAGCTTGGTGAGATTATTTTTGACAATGTCTGTACTTTTATTGAGACAAGTGATGTGCTTCAATACGGACTGGAATATATTGAAGTCAACTTATCCGTAGTCCAGTGTGAACATGAAGATCTGGCCAAAGAATTTATTGAAATTATGCGTAAGCATAATATATCAGGCGAGACGATTAATCTTGAAATTACAGAAACGGCCACACTTGCTTCAAAAAAGAAACTTATTGCCAATATGATTGCCCTTAGGAATTACGGCGTGGGATTTTCACTGGATGATTTTGGTACGGGTCAGAGTAATCTTAATTACATAGTGGACATGCCTGTGGATATTGTTAAATTTGATAAAGAAATGACCACGGCATACTTTGAAAGTACAAAAGCCAAATATGTAATGGATGCGGCAATGCACATGATTCACGGCATGAAGCTTGATATTGTTTCAGAGGGTGTTGAGACTGCGGAACAGCTTGATACCATGGAAGAACTTGGAATACAGTATATACAGGGATATTATTTTTCAAAGCCGTTATCACAGAATGAATATCTTGAGTTTATTCACAAAAATAATAAAGATTATTATGAACAACATAATAAACAATAA
- the fabF gene encoding beta-ketoacyl-ACP synthase II: protein MRRVVITGVGAVTPIGNTVKEMWAGVREGKCGIDKITKYDISNRKVKVAAEVKNLPVEELVDKHDLRKMDLFCTFAMIAADEAIADSGLSFEGEEDKCGVIVSSGIGGISTIEKEYSKGLEKGFDRVSPYFIPSVITNMAAGRIAIKHNLQGMCSCVVTACAGGTNAVGDSFRQIRDGYADVMVCGGAEAGITEISVGGFTTSKALCQSEDPMRASIPFDKERSGFVMGEGAGILVLEELDHALKRNAKIYAEVVGYGANCDAHHITAPTEDGRGAAKCMQIAMKDAGITADKITYINAHGTSTPMNDKVETMAVKTAFGDAAKTVMMSSTKSMTGHLLGASGAVEAIITALAVKEGYVPATINYRTPDELCDLDIVPNEGRNCDIEYAMSNSLGFGGHNASIIIKKY from the coding sequence ATGAGACGAGTAGTTATTACCGGTGTAGGTGCTGTAACTCCTATTGGCAATACGGTTAAAGAAATGTGGGCCGGAGTCAGGGAAGGAAAATGCGGCATTGATAAAATAACAAAATATGATATTTCCAACAGAAAGGTTAAGGTAGCCGCTGAGGTTAAGAATCTTCCTGTTGAAGAACTTGTAGATAAACATGATTTAAGAAAAATGGATCTTTTCTGTACTTTTGCTATGATAGCAGCAGATGAAGCCATTGCTGATTCCGGACTTTCTTTTGAAGGCGAAGAAGATAAATGCGGAGTAATCGTGTCAAGCGGTATTGGTGGTATTTCTACCATAGAGAAGGAATATTCAAAAGGTCTTGAAAAAGGCTTTGACAGAGTATCACCATATTTTATACCATCTGTAATTACCAATATGGCAGCAGGAAGAATAGCAATAAAGCACAATCTTCAGGGAATGTGCTCGTGCGTGGTAACTGCCTGTGCCGGAGGAACAAATGCTGTAGGCGACAGCTTCAGACAGATTCGTGACGGTTATGCCGATGTTATGGTATGCGGCGGAGCCGAAGCCGGAATTACCGAAATTTCCGTAGGCGGTTTTACAACATCCAAAGCATTGTGCCAGTCGGAAGACCCTATGAGAGCATCTATTCCTTTTGATAAGGAAAGAAGCGGATTTGTAATGGGCGAGGGAGCAGGTATACTTGTACTTGAGGAACTTGACCACGCATTAAAGAGAAATGCAAAAATTTATGCCGAAGTTGTAGGATACGGAGCTAATTGTGATGCACATCACATTACTGCACCTACAGAAGACGGAAGAGGCGCTGCAAAATGTATGCAGATTGCAATGAAAGATGCAGGTATTACAGCTGATAAAATTACATATATTAATGCACATGGAACATCAACACCGATGAATGATAAGGTTGAGACAATGGCTGTGAAGACTGCTTTCGGTGATGCGGCAAAGACTGTAATGATGAGTTCAACCAAATCAATGACAGGACATCTTCTTGGTGCAAGCGGAGCTGTTGAAGCAATCATAACAGCACTTGCAGTTAAAGAAGGATATGTACCTGCTACCATTAATTACAGAACACCGGATGAACTTTGTGACCTTGATATTGTGCCTAATGAAGGAAGAAACTGCGATATAGAATATGCTATGTCCAATTCCCTCGGATTCGGCGGACATAATGCCAGTATTATTATTAAAAAATATTGA
- a CDS encoding MarR family transcriptional regulator, with protein sequence MVNEALENVYTKFKLHFYKSFFEKIQNRETSLTTVETYCIEIIAAMGNPTVSEFASFIQISSPNAAYKINSLVKKGYLRKIQSESDRREYHLEVTKKYLDYYNLSSGYVSKVADRMKEEFSQEELMLLEKILKKTSDELMPEVNIDKVAL encoded by the coding sequence GTGGTAAATGAAGCACTTGAAAACGTATATACAAAGTTTAAACTGCATTTTTACAAATCTTTTTTTGAAAAGATTCAGAACAGGGAAACTTCTCTGACAACAGTTGAGACTTACTGTATTGAAATAATAGCAGCAATGGGTAATCCCACGGTAAGCGAGTTTGCCTCGTTTATACAGATTTCATCCCCTAATGCAGCATATAAAATCAATTCCCTTGTTAAAAAAGGATATCTGAGAAAAATTCAATCGGAATCTGACAGGAGGGAATATCATCTTGAAGTAACGAAAAAATATCTTGATTATTATAATCTGAGTTCGGGATATGTTTCCAAGGTTGCGGACAGGATGAAGGAAGAGTTTTCGCAGGAAGAACTAATGTTGCTCGAAAAAATTTTAAAGAAAACCTCGGATGAACTTATGCCTGAGGTAAATATTGATAAAGTGGCTCTGTGA
- a CDS encoding Ig-like domain-containing protein: MATVKRKGHLNVKRVVITALVFILIIAGIVTLICINKNKKGKNSENTNEPSVNRNDYIKDGEYIKITTDDCSLYVGTTLTLSIEGSDDKVLQSVAFKSSDKDIVSVDEKGNVRVNGTGTAIITATSGLLTDSVVIAGIDKETVTDTGNGPVSEPALPVYIPDGNGGVVPKETKAPENDNNDNTSQETTATVERETGSGTNIPDVIPTNPDRTEETESEDNYKDILMNTITSLGYKRYKQDMDFAYIYEEDGNYLGEVIIDDNQVQIYVQTRTMGFDNALIELIKCVCGNESNNVFRAFTEAQDNKTIIANGHTIRIRPASDSGHSKLIISY, translated from the coding sequence TTGGCTACTGTTAAAAGAAAAGGACATTTGAATGTAAAAAGGGTGGTTATAACCGCACTTGTTTTTATACTGATTATTGCAGGAATAGTTACACTTATATGTATAAATAAAAATAAAAAAGGCAAAAATTCAGAGAATACCAATGAACCATCTGTCAATCGTAATGATTATATTAAAGACGGAGAATATATTAAAATTACCACGGATGACTGCAGTCTTTATGTAGGAACCACACTTACTTTAAGCATTGAGGGAAGTGATGATAAGGTTTTACAGTCCGTTGCATTTAAAAGCTCGGATAAAGATATAGTATCTGTAGATGAAAAAGGAAATGTAAGAGTGAATGGCACAGGAACCGCAATTATAACGGCAACCTCGGGATTGCTGACAGATTCGGTTGTTATTGCAGGCATAGACAAAGAGACGGTTACTGATACCGGCAATGGACCTGTATCAGAACCTGCACTGCCGGTTTATATACCTGACGGAAACGGCGGGGTGGTACCTAAAGAGACAAAGGCACCTGAGAATGACAATAATGACAATACATCACAGGAGACAACTGCTACAGTAGAAAGGGAGACAGGATCGGGAACAAATATACCGGATGTGATACCTACCAATCCTGACAGAACCGAAGAAACAGAGTCCGAAGATAATTACAAAGACATACTTATGAATACAATTACTTCACTTGGATATAAGAGATATAAGCAGGATATGGATTTTGCATATATATATGAAGAAGACGGAAATTATCTGGGAGAAGTCATAATAGATGACAATCAGGTCCAGATATATGTGCAGACAAGAACTATGGGATTTGACAATGCCTTGATTGAGCTGATAAAATGTGTGTGCGGCAATGAAAGCAATAATGTTTTCAGAGCATTTACAGAGGCACAGGACAACAAAACAATTATTGCAAATGGCCATACGATAAGAATACGTCCGGCATCAGACAGCGGACATTCAAAATTAATAATTTCGTATTAA
- the cdaA gene encoding diadenylate cyclase CdaA: protein MSAISNFIEEYISNIYIPRTLRVSNIFEIIILAIILYEFMAWVKTTRAFALLKGIIVILVFLIIAYIFDFTTILWIAGKVINIAIIAVVVIFQPELRKALEQLGQKKYFKSLLPFTEKKDKGERFSDKTVNELVRACFELAKNKTGALIVIEQDILLTDYEKTGIPVDGIVTSQLLINIFEHNTPLHDGAVIVRGDRIVSATCYLPLSDNMQISKELGTRHRAAVGISEVTDTMTLVVSEETGNVSIAIAGELIRAVDQDYLKKKLTFIQKKSIDVKRYKLWKKGASDNEKR, encoded by the coding sequence ATGAGTGCCATATCAAATTTTATTGAAGAATATATATCCAATATATATATTCCCAGAACATTAAGGGTTTCCAATATTTTTGAAATAATTATACTTGCAATAATTCTTTATGAATTTATGGCATGGGTTAAGACAACAAGGGCATTTGCTCTTCTAAAAGGCATTATTGTAATTCTTGTATTTCTGATTATTGCCTATATTTTTGATTTCACGACCATACTCTGGATAGCAGGCAAGGTAATTAATATAGCAATTATAGCAGTTGTGGTTATATTCCAGCCGGAACTCAGAAAAGCACTGGAACAACTGGGACAGAAAAAATACTTCAAAAGTCTTCTTCCTTTTACCGAGAAAAAGGATAAAGGCGAGCGGTTCAGCGACAAGACAGTCAATGAGCTTGTGAGGGCATGTTTTGAACTTGCAAAAAATAAAACAGGGGCACTTATCGTAATAGAACAGGATATCCTGCTTACGGATTACGAAAAGACGGGTATTCCTGTGGATGGCATTGTTACAAGCCAGCTTCTTATCAATATTTTTGAACATAATACACCCCTCCATGATGGAGCGGTTATTGTCCGTGGCGACAGAATTGTGTCGGCTACATGTTATCTTCCGTTATCCGACAATATGCAGATAAGCAAGGAACTGGGAACGAGACACAGAGCTGCTGTGGGTATTTCTGAGGTTACGGATACCATGACTCTTGTGGTTTCAGAAGAGACAGGAAATGTATCCATTGCAATAGCAGGTGAACTTATAAGAGCAGTGGACCAGGATTACCTTAAAAAGAAACTTACTTTTATCCAGAAAAAATCAATAGATGTAAAACGTTACAAACTTTGGAAGAAGGGGGCATCAGATAATGAAAAGCGTTAA